One stretch of Schlesneria sp. DSM 10557 DNA includes these proteins:
- a CDS encoding DUF1549 and DUF1553 domain-containing protein: MRMPSTVCCRWLAGSLALCALLLAPGLSNAAPPRGLGDPGQLIKLQLEPNVDSKGVLLRGRDGRQQLIATGIYSSGQMRDYTRKVDYKIEPEGIVQVDSVGHMTPLKDGKAIVKAIGSGLTAELAVEVTGLANDIPVNFPNQITPIFTKLNCNSGGCHGKASGQNGFKLSLLGFYPEDDHEFLVKEGRGRRIFPSSPGQSLLLTKPVGKSPHGGGKRMEVDGYEYRLISRWIEQGMPYGNPTDPFVVGIKCIPESRVMDRSSEQQITVMAVYSDGSTEDVTRMALYEPNDPEMAEVNVTGLVKTLDLAGEVAIMARYQGQVAVFRSTIPLGAEIAEKPPVKNFIDAAVVAKLDVLGIPASPVSDDGTFLRRVYIDITGTLPTESEVSAFLASTDLDKRANIIDQLLDSPAYADYFTNKWNLVLRNKRRANDDLAPTYGFHKWIWSSLYENKPYDQFVREILTASGSADDSPPVAWYREVDQPNEQVEDVSQLFLGLRIQCARCHHHPFEKWSQDDYYGMAAFFSRIGRKNIIGGNNTLRDKRIFTIDNQGPAQARNERTGKMLPPTGLGSKPYNVSPEDDPRALLADWMADPQNPFFAKSLVNRYWKHFFSRGIVEPEDDMRETNPPANPELLNNLAQSFIASKFDIKQLVRTICNSSTYQLSSLPNEYNLKDKQNFSRYYPKRLTAEVLYDAFHQVTSTNQAYNGLPSGTRAIQLPDASIGPYFLKVFGQPQADTACECERSQEANLAQSLHLLNSSEVQNKIADGNGRASKFANDKDLPAEAKIKELYRWVYSREPDQEEMQIALAHLEKHKENPKVAFEDIVWALINSKEFLFNH; this comes from the coding sequence ATGAGAATGCCATCCACTGTTTGTTGCCGCTGGCTCGCAGGTTCTCTGGCTCTTTGTGCCTTGCTGCTTGCACCGGGACTCTCTAATGCCGCTCCTCCCAGAGGTCTGGGAGATCCCGGGCAGTTAATCAAACTGCAGCTTGAACCCAACGTGGACTCGAAAGGGGTCTTGCTGCGAGGTCGCGACGGGCGGCAGCAGTTGATCGCCACCGGAATCTACTCCAGTGGCCAGATGCGCGACTACACCCGTAAAGTGGATTACAAGATCGAACCTGAAGGAATCGTTCAGGTCGATTCGGTCGGGCATATGACTCCACTCAAGGACGGCAAGGCGATCGTCAAGGCGATCGGCTCGGGTCTCACGGCAGAATTGGCTGTCGAAGTAACCGGGCTTGCTAACGATATCCCTGTCAACTTCCCCAACCAGATCACCCCGATCTTCACCAAATTGAACTGCAACAGCGGGGGGTGTCACGGTAAAGCCAGTGGACAGAATGGTTTTAAGCTCTCTCTCCTCGGGTTCTACCCCGAAGACGACCATGAATTCCTGGTCAAGGAAGGCCGCGGCCGCCGAATCTTCCCCTCCTCACCCGGACAAAGCCTGCTGCTCACCAAGCCCGTTGGGAAATCTCCGCACGGCGGCGGCAAGCGGATGGAAGTCGACGGATACGAGTACCGACTGATCTCCCGCTGGATCGAGCAAGGGATGCCGTACGGCAATCCTACCGACCCATTTGTGGTTGGCATTAAGTGTATTCCCGAAAGCCGCGTGATGGATCGCAGCTCCGAGCAGCAGATCACCGTCATGGCTGTCTACAGCGACGGGTCGACCGAAGACGTCACTCGTATGGCGCTGTATGAACCAAATGATCCCGAAATGGCAGAAGTCAACGTCACGGGGTTGGTCAAGACTCTGGATCTGGCGGGTGAAGTCGCCATTATGGCGCGCTACCAGGGACAGGTTGCTGTCTTCCGCTCGACGATTCCTCTCGGTGCCGAAATCGCCGAGAAGCCGCCCGTGAAAAACTTCATCGACGCCGCTGTTGTGGCCAAATTGGACGTGCTCGGCATCCCTGCATCCCCCGTCAGCGACGATGGGACCTTCCTGCGTCGCGTCTACATCGACATCACGGGTACGCTGCCCACGGAATCGGAAGTCTCGGCCTTCCTGGCGAGTACCGATCTTGACAAGCGTGCGAATATCATTGATCAGCTGCTCGATTCGCCAGCCTACGCAGACTACTTCACAAACAAATGGAACCTCGTTCTGCGAAACAAACGACGGGCTAATGACGATCTGGCTCCAACATACGGATTCCACAAGTGGATCTGGTCCAGTCTCTATGAGAATAAGCCGTATGATCAATTCGTACGAGAAATTCTGACCGCTTCCGGCAGTGCGGATGATAGTCCCCCGGTTGCCTGGTATCGCGAAGTCGATCAACCGAATGAACAAGTGGAAGACGTTTCTCAGCTGTTCCTGGGTCTCAGAATTCAATGCGCTCGCTGCCACCATCATCCCTTTGAGAAATGGAGCCAGGACGACTACTACGGTATGGCCGCTTTCTTCAGCCGTATCGGACGGAAGAACATCATCGGTGGCAACAACACGTTGCGCGACAAGCGAATCTTCACCATCGATAACCAGGGACCTGCCCAGGCTCGTAACGAACGAACGGGCAAAATGCTCCCGCCAACCGGTCTCGGCAGCAAGCCGTACAACGTCAGTCCCGAAGACGACCCACGAGCCCTGCTGGCTGACTGGATGGCCGATCCACAGAATCCGTTCTTCGCCAAATCCCTGGTGAATCGCTACTGGAAGCACTTCTTCAGCCGCGGCATCGTCGAGCCTGAAGATGATATGCGTGAAACCAATCCCCCGGCGAACCCGGAACTGCTCAATAACCTTGCTCAGAGCTTCATCGCCAGTAAGTTTGATATTAAGCAACTGGTACGAACGATCTGCAACTCATCCACATACCAGCTGAGCTCTTTACCAAACGAGTACAACCTGAAGGATAAGCAGAACTTCTCTCGGTACTATCCAAAGCGATTGACGGCGGAAGTTCTTTACGATGCCTTCCATCAGGTCACTTCAACGAACCAGGCCTACAACGGACTTCCTTCCGGAACCCGGGCTATCCAACTGCCGGACGCGAGCATTGGACCCTACTTCCTGAAGGTATTCGGACAGCCACAAGCAGACACGGCATGTGAGTGCGAACGGTCGCAAGAAGCGAACCTGGCTCAAAGCCTGCACCTGCTGAACAGCAGCGAAGTTCAGAACAAGATCGCCGACGGGAATGGCCGGGCATCGAAGTTTGCGAACGATAAAGATCTTCCAGCAGAAGCGAAGATCAAAGAACTGTATCGCTGGGTCTACAGCCGCGAGCCTGATCAGGAAGAGATGCAGATCGCACTGGCTCACCTGGAAAAACACAAGGAAAACCCCAAGGTGGCGTTCGAAGACATCGTTTGGGCTTTGATTAACTCGAAGGAATTCCTGTTCAATCACTGA